The genomic stretch CCGGCGCGGCCGCCTCGAACTGCCCGACCGGTGGGATCGGGCCGGTGACCGCCGCGTGCCGCTTCACCGGCGCCGAGGTGCCGTCGCGCCACCTGTCGATCCTGTACCTGCACGGGCGCGCCGATCAGAACTACATCCCGTGGTCGTGCGCCCAGCCCCAGGTCGACGCCATCGTCAGCGCCTGGGGCCTGTCGGCGCAGGGCGTGGTCGCGTCGGGCCCGGCGTTCACGCGCACCCGGTGGACCGACGGCGCCGGCGCCGTGGTCGAGCTGCTCGCGCACGACTACACCTCGACCGCGCAGGTCCCGTTCGTCGCCGCCACCGAGCTCCAGGGCCACTGCTTCCCGGGCTCGACCGATCCGGGCAACCAGGTCGGCCAGCTGTTCAGCTTCAAGTGCGAGCAGCCGGCCGGGTTCGTCTGGGGCGCCGAGGTCGTCGCGTTCTTCGTCGCGCACCCACGCTGACGGCCCGCCGCGATGGCGCCGGCGGCGATCGCCGCTACAGTGGGCGCCATGACGCGCCGCACGTTGCCCGAGGCCCAGATCCACCCGGCGATCCGCGCCAAGCTCGCCGACAACCACCAGGACATCGTCGACGAGGTCCTCGCCGCGATCGCCGCCCACGACGTGGTCGTCGTCGGCATGAAGCAGAACCCGTACCCGAAGAAGGCGCGCAAGGCGCTGACCGCCAAGGGCACGCCGTTCCATTACCTCGAGTACGGCAGCTACCTGAACACCTGGCGGCGCCGCAACGCGCTCAAGATGTGGACCGGGTGGCCGACCTTCCCGATGATCTTCGTCAAGGGCGTGCTGATCGGCGGCTTCCAGGACCTCGAGAAGCTGCTGGCCTCGGGCGAGTGGGACCAGCTCCTCGCCGCGCCCCGCACCGCCGCCTGATCGAGCGCCGGTCCGGTCGCGCGCCGGGAGCCTCGCGTCGCGGATGGGCGACCGGCCCTCTGGGCTTCAGCTCGGGCGGACGCCGCCGATGGCGGCGCGCAGGGCGTCGAACGCGGGCGTCGACGAGGTCTCGACCGCGCGGCCGCCGTCGCTGGTCCTGGTGCGCTCGCTGGCCGCGACCGTCGGCGCGATGCCGGCGCGCGACAGCACGAACTCGACCGCGCGCACGCGCTCCTGCATCGACACGCTCTCGATCGGCAGGTACGGGATGCGGTGCTGCTCGAGCAGGAGCTTGATCATGCCGTCGATCCGCAGCACCGACTCCCACGACACGCCGGCGCGGACGCCGTCCTCCTTGAGGAGGTCGCGGTGCGGGCGCAGGAAGAACACCGTGCCCTCGGACACCCAGCGGATGTAGTCCTTGAACCGCTGATCGCCCATCAGGTCGGCGACGACGGTGGTGTGCTCGGCGGCGTAGGCCAGGTTGTCGAACGCGCGATCGCTGACGAACGCGCCCGCGTGCATCTTCTCGATCGCGACCTGCCGCCCGAACACGCGGTCCTGGTACTCGGCGACCAGCTCCATGTCGGTGCGCAGCGCGTCGAGCGAGCTCTCCATCTCGGCCAGGACCGCGCGGGCGACCTCGGTGATCATCGGCAGGCCGAACCGGCGGCTGACGTACCGGCACAGCGTGGTCTTGCCGGTGGCGTGGCTGCCCACGAAGTAGATGCGCATGAGCGATCGAGTACGGGATCGCTCTGACAGTCGCGCCGACTACGCGGCGGCCGGCTCGAGGTAGACCGACCGGGCGTGGCCGCACGCGGCGCACGCGAGCCGGACCACCACCAGCAGGCGACCGTCGAAGCGGATGGCCTCGTCGCTGGCCAGCGCGAGCGGCTCGCCGCAGGCGCACGTGCCGGCGGCCAGCTTGCTGCGCCAGGCGGCCGGGACCTTGACCGCGGTGGCGGCGGTGTCGCCGCGCAGGATCGGCGCCGCCGGCGGCGGGGACGGTGGCGGCAGCGCGGCCGGCCCCGCGGCCGAGCCGTCCGCGGGCGTCGGCAAGGCCATGCGGCGATCGGCCAGCACGCCGACCACCACGTACGCGGTGACGGCGCCGGCGAGCACGAGCACGACCCAGAGCATCTTGGCACCATGACCGATGCCGCCCCGCTGGTCAAAGGTGATTCAGGCCGGACGGCGCGGCGCGCCCAGGCCGAGCCGACGGTGGTCGGCCAGCGTGCATCGATCCTGGACCACGCGCTTGCCGGCGGCGCGCAGCGCCTCGGCCACGGCGTCGTTGCGGATGCCGAGCTGGAACCACACCACCGGCGCCGGGCACGCGGCCAGCTCGGCCAGGTGCCCAGGCAGCGCGTCGGCCCGGCGGAACACGTCGATCAGATCGATCGGCTCAGCCAGGTCGGCCAGGGTCGCCACGACGGGCGCGCCGAACAGCGCGCGGCCGACCAGCGCCGGGTTGACGCCGAGGACGCGATAGCCCTGCGCGTGCAGGTAGGCCGGCACGTAGTGGGCCGGGCGCGCGGGATCGTGGTGGACGCCGAGCACCGCCACGGTCGGGCTGTGCGCGAGGATCGCGCGGACGTCGAGATCGGTCATCGCCCCGATCTTAGGGCCCGCGCGTGAACAACTCGGTCGGTCTCGCGGCCGATCCATCCCGGCTGGCTGCGTTGCCGGCTCCGGTCCTCGGGTCACGTCCAACGAGGACGCTCCCCTCCGGTCCTCGCCGTCGCCTTGCCATCCGGGCGCCTCGTCCGCGATCCTCGATCGACTTGTTCACGCGCGGGCCCTTACCCCAAGGCGTCACTCCTTCGGCATGTCGATCATCGTGCGCGCGGCCTCGTCCTCGACGAACGCCCCGCCCTGCCACGCCCAGCGCTCGACCTGCAGCTTCGACGGACAGCAGGCGCCGTCCTCGGGCCCCGACATCATGCGCTCGACCACGACCGCGCCGCCCTCGACCTTGATGTCGTAGAGGCCGCCGTCGCCGCGATCGCCGCCGGGGAGGTGCCCGATCACCACCGGCTGGCCGTCCCGCAGGCCGTAGGCGTCGACGCCGTCGAACTGGCCGGTGCCGCCGCCGTTGTAGACCGAGACGATCAGCGCCTCCTCGACGCCGTCGCCGGTGACGTCGCCGAACACCGGCGGCTGGACGGTGAAGTAGCCGCGCTCGACGAACGCGTCGGGGTCGGTGGGCTGGTAGTCACCGGCGACCTCGTTGCCGTCCTCGTCGAACGCGAACGCGGCCTCGCCGTTGACGACGGTGAACGAGCCCTCGCCGACCTCGTAGGTCCGGTTGGCCCAGTCGATGGCGCGCAGGCCGGCGGGGGCCGTGGCGCCGCCGGTGTTGGCGACCGCGGTCGACCGAGCGCCGCCGCCGCAGGCGGCCAGCGTGAGGAGCGTGGAGCTGATGAGCGCGAGCTTCATGGGCGCGGATGTAACGCACCGGTCCGGCGCCGTCATCCGCGAAACCACCGTGGTAGCGTCGCGGCGGTCATGCGCGCGTCGTCGATCCTGGCCTGGACCTGCGTCGCGGCCGTCGTCGGCTGCGGCCGCGGGCGCGGCGGGCCGCACGGCCTGCTCGACGCGATCCCGCTCGAGGCCACCGCGGTGGTGCAGCTCGATCCGGCGGCGCTGCGCGACACCTGGATCGAGACGGTCGCGGTGGCGCTCGCGACCCGGGCCGAGGTGCCGCCGTGCGTCGTGACCCGGGCCCGCACCGCGACCCGGGTCGTGGTCGCGTGGGCCGACATGCTGCCCGACGACGGCTTCCTGGTGGCCCTGACCGGCGGCGCCGTCGCGCCCTGCCCCGAGCTCACCACCCGCGGCGGGATCGCGACCTGGTCGCGCGACCTCGCGCCCCGGGCCGACGGCGACGACGGCTACTTCGCCGACCGATCGCGACGCGCGCGCTTCACCCGCCTGGCGGCGGCGCCGGTGCGCGGCCTCGCCGACCACGAGCTGTCGGCCGGGATCGTCGCGCGGGCCGACGTCACGATCGACGGCCGCGACGGCGTCGACGCGCGCGCGACCGTGCGCTTCGACGCGGCCAGCGCCGCCGACGGCGCCCGGGCCCGGCTCGATCGCTGGCGCGCCAACGTCGACCGCGATCGCCTCGGCGGGGCCGCGGCCGCGGTCCAGGCGCTGGCGGTCGACGGTCCGGTGGCCGGCACGCCCAACCTCGAGCTGACGCTGCGGATGCCGGGCCCGCCCGGGGCCGAGGCGGCGGCGCTGCTCGCGGCGGCGGTCGTGGCCGGCTCGTACCTCGACGAGCGCATGCCGTGCCCGGCCGACACCGCGATGGCGCCGTGGGCGATCGTCTGCACCAGCGGCGAGGTGCGGGTGCCCGCCGCGGCGCGCGATCGCATGCTGGCGGTCGACGGCCCCGGCGCGCTGCTCACGCTGCGCCGGGTCGGCAGCAACGCCCAGCGCGTGGTCGTGCGCGCGGTCGAGCCGACGTCGCCGCTGCGCGCGCTGGGGCTGGCGGCCGACGACGTCGTCCTCGACGTCGACGGGGTCACCGCGACGCCGGCGTCGATCGAGGCCGCGCTGGCGGCGGCCGCGACCCGCCCGGTCGACAGCACCGCGACCGTGCGCATCATGCGCGGCGGCCGGCGGCTGACCTTGCGCTACCGGATCACCCCGTGAGCGCGCGCCCGCTCATCGCGCTCACGGCGATCGTCGCCGCGGCGCTCGCGCCCGCGTGCGCAGGCGATCGCGGCCCGGCCGCGGCCATCGACGCCGCGCCGGCCGCCGAGGCCGCGCCGCCTGCGGTCATCGCGCCGCCGCCGATCGCGGTCGCGCCGCCGCCGATCGCGTCCGCGCCGCCCGCGCCGGCCCCGCCGCCCGGCCACGACTTCTTGCCCGACGCCCGGGCGCTGCAGGCGCTGGCGCTGTGCCAGGGCGACACCGCCGCGGCGCTGCCGCCGGGCGTGCGCGCGCGCCACTGCGCGCGGGTCGCCGCGATCCAGGAGCGCTACCGCGCGCGCTGGCTGACGCCGGCCCGGGCGTTCCTGGCGACGATCGTCCCGGCCGACGTCCCGACCACCGTGGTCTACCCGTTCGCCGGCGGCGATCTCGCGACCGCGCTGACGGTGTTCCCGGCCGCGACCGAGCTGACGACCTTGTCGCTCGAGCCGGCCGGCGATCCGCGCACGATCGCGACCCTGACGCCGGCGCAGCGGGCCCGGGCGCTGGCGGTGATCGCCGACGAGCTGCGGTTCCTCTACGTCGCCAACTTCTCGAACACGCGCAACCTGATCGACGCGATGCGCGGCGGCGAGCTGCCGACCCAGCTCGCGTTCTCGCTGTCGGCGCTGGCGCTGCACGACTGCGAGCTGGTGTGGGTGCGCTACTTCCGGCTCGCGCCCGACGGCGCGATCGCGTACCTCACCGACGCCGACGTCGCCGCGGCGCCACCAGCCACGGCCGGCGCGCGCGACCGCCGCAACCGCGCGTTCGGCGACGTCGAGCTGGGCTTCCGCCGCGCCGGCGACCCGACCGTGCGGGTGTACCGCCACCTCCAGGCCAACCTCGACGACGCCCACCTCGGCGCCGACGGCCGGGTCCTCGCCCACCTCGCGGCCAAGGGCCACGTCGCGGCGATGACCAAGGCCGCGGCCTACCTGCTCGGCTGGGACACCTTCGCGCGGGTCCGCGCGTGGCTGATCGCCGACGCGGTGTGGATGGTGTCCGACGCCAGCGGCCTGCCGCCGCAGCGCGCCGCGGCGGCGGGGCTGGGCCAGGAGGTCTGGGGCCAGTTCGTCGGAGCGCACATGCACGCGCCCCGGGCCAGCGATCGCGCGTGGCGCGCGCTGTTCGCGGCCTCACCGACGCGCGCGCTGCCGATCCCGTTCGGGTACCGCGACCGCCGCGGCCACGCGCACCTGATCGTCACCCGGCGGCCGTGACCGCGCCGGCCAGCGCGGCTACGATCGCGCGGTGACCGAACGCGCCGGCCGCCGTCGCACCGTGCCGCCCCCGGCCGGGCCGCCGTTCCCGCGCGCGGTCGCGACCTGGGTCGGTCGCTCCGACGAACTGGCCCGGGCGGTGGCGCTGCTCGACCGCGACACGCTGCACCTGTTCTACGGCGTCGGCGGCGTCGGCAAGAGCGAGCTGGTCTACAAGCTGGTCGAGGAGGCGCAGCGCACGACGCGCTGGACCGACGCCGCCGCGGTCGTGCTGGCGGCGCGGCCCGGGGCCAGCGGCGCCCACCTCGCGGCCGCGCTCAAGTCGCAGCTCGGCGCCCGCCGCCGCCGGATCGCGTTCGCCGCCACCGGCGCGTCGGCCGACGACGATCTGACCGACATCGCGAGCGCGCTCGAGGCCCACCCGACGCTGGTGTTCCTCGACGATCTCCACCACCTGCCCGCGGCCGACACCGCCGAGCTGCTCGGGTTCCTGTCGCGGCACGTGCGCGCGAGCCGGATCCTGGTGGCGTCGCGGGTCGAGCTGGCGCTGCCGGCCGACACGCCACCGCCGGTCGTGCACCGGCTGGGCCCGCTCGACGCCACCGCCACCGCGACGCTGGTGCGCGAGCTCGCGGTGCGCCTGGGCGTGCCGCCGCCCGACGTCGACGTGGTGTTCGCGCGCTCGGGCGGCAGCCCGTTCTTCGTCCTGCGCGAGGTCGCCGGCGACGCCGCCGCGGACGGCGGCCTCGACGACACCGTCCGCGCGCTGGCGCCCGACGCGCGCGCGCTCTTGCTGGCGCTGGCCACCAGCCGCGGCCGGCTGTCGACCGGCGACGCCCAGGCCCTGGCCGGCGGCCCGCCCGATCCCGACGGCGGCCCCGGCGCCAGCGCCGAGCGCGTGCGCGAGCTCGGCCGACACCTGCTGGTCGACGTCAGCCGCGGCACCGCGCTGGTCCACGACCTCGTGCGCGACGCGGTCCTGCGGGTCGCGACCCGCC from Myxococcales bacterium encodes the following:
- a CDS encoding glutaredoxin; protein product: MTRRTLPEAQIHPAIRAKLADNHQDIVDEVLAAIAAHDVVVVGMKQNPYPKKARKALTAKGTPFHYLEYGSYLNTWRRRNALKMWTGWPTFPMIFVKGVLIGGFQDLEKLLASGEWDQLLAAPRTAA
- a CDS encoding CoA-binding protein, whose translation is MTDLDVRAILAHSPTVAVLGVHHDPARPAHYVPAYLHAQGYRVLGVNPALVGRALFGAPVVATLADLAEPIDLIDVFRRADALPGHLAELAACPAPVVWFQLGIRNDAVAEALRAAGKRVVQDRCTLADHRRLGLGAPRRPA
- a CDS encoding ATP-binding protein, giving the protein MRIYFVGSHATGKTTLCRYVSRRFGLPMITEVARAVLAEMESSLDALRTDMELVAEYQDRVFGRQVAIEKMHAGAFVSDRAFDNLAYAAEHTTVVADLMGDQRFKDYIRWVSEGTVFFLRPHRDLLKEDGVRAGVSWESVLRIDGMIKLLLEQHRIPYLPIESVSMQERVRAVEFVLSRAGIAPTVAASERTRTSDGGRAVETSSTPAFDALRAAIGGVRPS
- a CDS encoding PDZ domain-containing protein is translated as MRASSILAWTCVAAVVGCGRGRGGPHGLLDAIPLEATAVVQLDPAALRDTWIETVAVALATRAEVPPCVVTRARTATRVVVAWADMLPDDGFLVALTGGAVAPCPELTTRGGIATWSRDLAPRADGDDGYFADRSRRARFTRLAAAPVRGLADHELSAGIVARADVTIDGRDGVDARATVRFDAASAADGARARLDRWRANVDRDRLGGAAAAVQALAVDGPVAGTPNLELTLRMPGPPGAEAAALLAAAVVAGSYLDERMPCPADTAMAPWAIVCTSGEVRVPAAARDRMLAVDGPGALLTLRRVGSNAQRVVVRAVEPTSPLRALGLAADDVVLDVDGVTATPASIEAALAAAATRPVDSTATVRIMRGGRRLTLRYRITP